CGCCTCTCAGGGCTATATCCGCGCCCGCATCGATGGCGAGGTGTGCGATCTTTCCGATCCACCGAAGTTGGAGTTGCAAAAGAAGCACACTATCGAAGTGGTGGTTGACCGCTTCAAGGTGCGTGAAGACCTGGCGCAGCGCCTGGCGGAATCGTTCGAGACCGCGCTGGAGCTGTCCGGCGGTACTGCACTGGTGGCTAACATGGACAGTGAAAAGGCCGAAGAGCTGCTATTCTCCGCCAATTTTGCCTGCCCGATATGCGGCTATAGCATGCGCGAGCTGGAACCACGCCTGTTCTCGTTCAACAACCCAGCCGGTGCCTGCCCGACCTGCGATGGCTTGGGCGTGCAGCAGTTCTTTGATCCAGAGCGCGTGGTACAGAACCCGGAGCTGTCGTTGGCTGGCGGTGCGATCCGTGGTTGGGATCGCCGCAATTTCTACTACTTCCAGATGTTGCGCTCGTTGGCGGAACACTATGAGTTCGACGTCGAAGCACCGTTCAACAGCCTGAGCGACAAGGTGCAGAAAGCGGTGCTGAGCGGCTCCGGCAAAGATTCAATCGAATTCAAATACATCAACGATCGCGGTGATACCACCGTACGCCGCCATCCGTTCGAAGGCGTGCTGAACAACATGGAGCGCCGCTACAAAGAGACTGAATCCAGCGCGGTACGCGAAGAGCTAGCCAAGTTTATCAGCAACCGCCCGTGTACCTCGTGCCATGGCACCCGTCTGCGAGAAGAAGCGCGCAACGTATTCGTCGAAGATACCACGCTACCAGAAATCTCCGAGCTGAGCATCGGCCATGCGCTAACCTTCTTCCAGGACATGAAGCTCAGCGGCCAACGCGCCAAGATTGCTGAGAAAGTGCTGAAAGAGATCGGCGATCGCCTGAAATTCTTGGTCAACGTGGGGCTAAACTATCTATCGCTGTCACGCTCGGCGGAAACGCTGTCCGGTGGCGAGGCACAGCGTATCCGTTTGGCAAGCCAGATCGGCGCTGGCCTGGTGGGCGTGATGTACGTGCTGGATGAACCGTCGATCGGCCTGCATCAGCGCGACAACGAACGCCTGCTGGAAACCCTGATCCACCTGCGCAACCTGGGCAATACAGTGATCGTAGTAGAGCACGACGAAGACGCCATTCGCGCCGCTGACCATGTGATCGACATCGGCCCCGGCGCTGGCGTGCACGGTGGTCAGATCGTGGCGGAAGGCAGCGTGGAAGCGATCATGGCACAGCCGGACTCACTGACTGGCCAGTTCCTCAGCGGCAAGCGCGAAATCGCCATACCGCAGCAGCGCGTGCCGGCCGACCCGACTAAAGTGTTAAAGCTGAGTGGCGCGTGTGGTAACAACCTGAAGGGGGTAACGCTGACGCTGCCGGTCGGCCTGTTTATCTGCATTACCGGAGTTTCCGGCTCCGGTAAATCAACGTTGATCAACGATACGCTGTTCCCGATCGCCCAACGCCAGCTCAACGGTGCCA
The sequence above is drawn from the Serratia symbiotica genome and encodes:
- the uvrA gene encoding excinuclease ABC subunit UvrA; amino-acid sequence: MDNIEIRGARTHNLKNINLIIPRDKLIVVTGLSGSGKSSLAFDTLYAEGQRRYVESLSAYARQFLSLMEKPDVDHIEGLSPAISIEQKSTSHNPRSTVGTITEIHDYLRLLFARVGEPRCPEHHTPLAAQSVSQMVDNVLNQPEGTRLMLLAPVVKDRKGEHTKTLETLASQGYIRARIDGEVCDLSDPPKLELQKKHTIEVVVDRFKVREDLAQRLAESFETALELSGGTALVANMDSEKAEELLFSANFACPICGYSMRELEPRLFSFNNPAGACPTCDGLGVQQFFDPERVVQNPELSLAGGAIRGWDRRNFYYFQMLRSLAEHYEFDVEAPFNSLSDKVQKAVLSGSGKDSIEFKYINDRGDTTVRRHPFEGVLNNMERRYKETESSAVREELAKFISNRPCTSCHGTRLREEARNVFVEDTTLPEISELSIGHALTFFQDMKLSGQRAKIAEKVLKEIGDRLKFLVNVGLNYLSLSRSAETLSGGEAQRIRLASQIGAGLVGVMYVLDEPSIGLHQRDNERLLETLIHLRNLGNTVIVVEHDEDAIRAADHVIDIGPGAGVHGGQIVAEGSVEAIMAQPDSLTGQFLSGKREIAIPQQRVPADPTKVLKLSGACGNNLKGVTLTLPVGLFICITGVSGSGKSTLINDTLFPIAQRQLNGATIIEPAPFREVTGLEHFDKVIDIDQSPIGRTPRSNPATYTGIFTPVRELFAGVPESRSRGYNPGRFSFNVKGGRCEACQGDGVIKVEMHFLPDIYVPCDQCKGKRYNRETLEVKYKGKNIHEVLEMTIEEARNFFDAVPALARKLQTLIDVGLSYIRLGQSATTLSGGEAQRVKLARELSKRGTGQTLYILDEPTTGLHFADIQQLLAVLHQLRDQGNTIVVIEHNLDVIKTADWIVDLGPEGGSGGGEILVSGTPETVADCVTSHTGRFLNSLLKK